In one Balaenoptera acutorostrata chromosome 5, mBalAcu1.1, whole genome shotgun sequence genomic region, the following are encoded:
- the CCDC96 gene encoding coiled-coil domain-containing protein 96 — MDDRSDHTGDPEKEDGDVESLASRLSGIKTSSGPQSPAEPAEPEPEAVEASEEGAEPAESQERPAATEVADEKGPGEPEWPAEAEAEPGDLAEAGPEEPAEPEPEGLPEEPEKEEWEEEEEWEEKEDEDEEEAEVAAEPRRKEIPSQVSLQQATAGKEEAAPDREAEREGQLAEEGEESEESEKKLVQGGLGKTEDELGDLDEGLELGSCDWTEEVRTQQEQQLRAELLEQYRSLMVARGRYQRYNIYLQHKIFEALRKKKGLDAAEVPEKGAEPEAPEKEQAYLRHLAMLEDLRKQESDDLRWYHRELDQLKQQCKEKLSRAEKEWRRLQALKKQVVMQAMGSCRTRGGRQAALREVEQIQALEDKKEKEISAVRLENVQLKQSLVHFENRMRAQEDLTEGLLLIDFEQLKIENQTFNEKVEERNEELLKLRSKVTNNVQIITHVKEKLHFVDIENACKKSELMEIEAQVAQKRDILTKTKQARDSLRIDNIKLNQKCGLLGKEALLRDMEEKVDRTEELNQRLEALKHHHAGLILSCRGVKQKIREAKAFLPS, encoded by the coding sequence ATGGACGACCGCTCCGACCACACTGGCGACCCCGAGAAGGAAGATGGAGATGTGGAGAGCCTGGCCTCACGGCTGTCCGGGATCAAAACCAGCTCTGGCCCCCAGTCCCCGGCCGAACCCGCGGAGCCGGAGCCGGAGGCCGTAGAGGCTTCAGAGGAAGGCGCCGAGCCGGCCGAGTCCCAGGAACGGCCGGCGGCCACCGAGGTTGCTGACGAGAAGGGGCCCGGAGAGCCGGAGTGGCCGGCCGAGGCGGAGGCCGAGCCAGGGGACCTGGCGGAGGCCGGGCCAGAGGAACCAGCCGAGCCGGAGCCCGAAGGCCTCCCCGAGGAACCAGAGAaggaggagtgggaggaggaggaggagtgggaggagaaggaggacgAGGACGAGGAGGAGGCGGAGGTGGCGGCGGAGCCGAGGAGGAAGGAAATCCCGTCGCAGGTCTCTCTGCAGCAGGCCACGGCCGGCAAGGAAGAGGCTGCGCCAGACCGAGAGGCTGAGCGGGAAGGACAGCTGgcggaggaaggagaagagagcgAGGAGAGCGAGAAGAAGCTCGTGCAAGGAGGCCTGGGGAAGACCGAGGACGAGCTGGGGGATTTGGACGAGGGGCTAGAGCTTGGGAGTTGCGATTGGACTGAGGAGGTGCGGACgcagcaggagcagcagctgCGCGCCGAGCTCCTGGAACAGTACCGCTCCCTGATGGTGGCGCGAGGCCGCTACCAGCGCTACAACATCTACCTGCAGCACAAGATCTTCGAGGCGCTGCGCAAGAAGAAGGGCCTGGATGCAGCCGAGGTGCCCGAGAAGGGCGCGGAGCCTGAGGCCCCCGAGAAAGAGCAAGCATACCTACGCCATCTGGCCATGCTGGAGGATCTGAGGAAGCAGGAGTCAGATGACCTGCGCTGGTACCACCGCGAGCTGGACCAGCTGAAGCAGCAGTGCAAAGAGAAGCTCTCCCGGGCGGAGAAGGAATGGCGACGCTTGCAGGCACTCAAGAAGCAGGTGGTGATGCAGGCCATGGGCAGCTGTCGGACGAGGGGTGGTCGCCAGGCCGCTTTGCGAGAGGTGGAGCAGATCCAGGCGTTGGAGGataagaaggagaaggagataaGCGCCGTGAGGCTAGAGAACGTGCAGCTGAAGCAGAGTTTGGTGCATTTTGAAAACAGGATGAGGGCCCAGGAGGACCTGACAGAGGGCCTGCTCCTGATAGATTTTGAACAGCTTAAGATTGAGAACCAGACCTTCAATGAGAAAGTCGAGGAGCGAAATGAGGAGCTTTTGAAACTGCGCAGCAAGGTGACCAACAATGTGCAAATAATAACCCATGTGAAGGAAAAGTTACACTTTGTGGACATAGAAAATGCATGTAAAAAGTCAGAGCTTATGGAGATTGAGGCTCAGGTGGCCCAAAAGAGGGACATCTTGACCAAGACTAAGCAAGCCCGAGACAGCCTGCGGATTGACAACATCAAGCTGAATCAGAAGTGCGGGCTTCTGGGCAAGGAAGCACTCCTTCGGGACATGGAAGAGAAGGTGGACAGGACTGAAGAGCTCAACCAGCGCTTGGAAGCCCTGAAGCACCATCACGCTGGGCTTATTCTGTCCTGCAGAGGCGTGAAGCAGAAGATCAGGGAGGCCAAAGCCTTTCTGCCTTCTTGA